aacagccaGGAGTTTTGACTGACAGTTTGTATTATTGTGCTCATTCTAATACGCTACCCTTATTAAGTGTTTTTCTTATTATATAAGTTTTCTGTAGGGAGAGGTTTCTGGAAGGAGTCCTCAGTGTCAGTGTCTTATTAACAAGGACCTCAGCTGTATACGGCTGATTTActttaagcaaaaaagaaatcGAAGCTgttgagggaatgactgtttacagTTGCTGTCATGAAAATGATAACAGGGGTACGTCTTGTGGATGTTCTACAATGTTATAAAAAATTGTATGggaatatgtatgtatgtattgtatGTACGGGAGGCACAGTGACTTGGTGGTTAACACCGGGTTTGATTGCTGTCCCTCGGCAAAACTGTGATCTAAGGATCGACGGTTATcctgtgtattttgtattttatattaaagttaCAAGTATACTTTTGCCCAAAGTACATAGTACATGGCTTAACGTTTAATATATTCCACAATGTGGTAGTATGTTAACACAATTCTAAATGTGACTGCAATAAAGACCAACTTACCATAAACCTGTCATACAAACCATAACTCAGGTACAAACctgaaaaataatttcattttctATTCAATTCAGATGGATTAACAGCTCAGACCAGTCCTATTTTGCATGTAGACTAAGGTTTCttcagttcttcagttccttACCTGCCAATAAAGCCAGTATGATGCCTAGCTCATAAAGCAAACTAAATGAATGTGGGGTCCGACTGGAGAggttttcaaaaaaaaatctcatgaaTACTTTTCAGTCATGTATTCCACCATTGTTTTCCATGTACATTGCCTGCTTAAAAAGCAACTTCCAATCAAAATACAGAGCTGAGCAACTTAAGAACTAAAGCTGAACTTTTCAACCTTCCAGATTTTTTAGGCCAAACAAAAATGGGTAGAGAAACCAACAACCGGTTGGTCTCATGCCAGAGGTATGAAGGAATACTGGACAATCACTTACACTACTTTTAAACTACTCCATCATTTCTCCACTAATATAtgaacatatataaatatataaaacacagttaTATAAAGCTACAGTTTTCAGTCATGACCTTTGCTGCTCATTTCTCCAGCACTTGTTTTCCTTTGCTATTGGCTCCAACAGTTTGGAAGCAAACAGTCATTTAGCAGTTTCGTAACGCAGATCAGAGTGCCCGCAAATGTGCCGGAGCTCTGACCAACAGAGAGATTGTGGCTCGAGAAGAATTTACAGCCGCCTGCCATGGAAGGGATTACCCTAGTCCTGCTGTGAGACAGGGAAGGCAGAAGCGTCCAGACCACAGTCCTCAGAACATACAGGCTCTAGCAAATTATAACATATTTGCACAAGAAAAGACGCACCGTTTTAGGAGACCGAACAGGAAAATGTGGTATTTTGATTGAATACATAAATAACTCGTGGACAGAAAGGACATTTGGCCTGACTTGGACTCAACACCGTCCTTGAGGATGTTCCAGCCAGTCCATATTTCGGTTCTTTTCCAGCTTCCAGGATGCTTCAGCCAAGGAAATGAGGCTTCAAAAACAGGAGGACAGTTTTGCCCCTGATTCAAAGGGTTATGGGAGCAAGGATAGTCGCCAAAGGAATAAAGCTAAATATGGAATTGAAAAGGGACATAAGCTGGCTGTACAAACTTTTGGCTATCCACCCTAACTAAAACATAATGCTTAAACACTGTTCTTGTTCCATCCTACTTCAAGGTGAAGTTGGTTAATTAAGGAATGTGGATATGGCAGAAAATCACTAAGGTGGGTGTTCCCTCATGAACACACATACTGTGTGGATGTTACTTTTCCAGGAACATATCCTGCCCCAAAATCACTTGTTCTGTGACGAATCTCACCTGGATACTAATGATTTGTACCCACTTTAATCCTTAAGACTGTCCTATACTCATCCCAGGACTTTTCTTTTCTggccactgtctttttttttatgacataTCAAATGAAAAATGTGAATGCAATTCTAATAAAAGGCCACAGAACTCAGGAAAGAGAAAAGGGGATGGAGACGATCAGGCAATTGAAGCAGACTGAAGTATGAGTCATTGAGTCCGGAATGAGCCGAGATTGCCAGTAACAGATCCATACATGGCTTTTCTCCAGGTTTTGACTCATCCAGAAGTAAGAACGGTAATGCAGAACTGAAATAGTTGTAAATCCATGCAGACTGACATCTTAACCGGAGCAATTTGTGGACATTTAGTCAATTGATTTAATTTACTGAAACAGGTATGAGAGCTTTACAGAATTTAATACCTACTTGTtggtgaaactttttttttttttctttacaaataaataagcgtTTGCAGATTATGTTCTTACTTTCAGTATTCCTCCTGCTCTATCTCCTGTTGATTACAGCGGtttgcataaatatttacacaaaatagCCCATAATATTGAGGTAGGGGTTAGTGAACTAGCTAACTATGGAGAACATTTCGAGGATTTCTTACCTTTAACTTCACCCAGGCCTGTCGACTTTAATGAGGACGATATCCAAGTCAGAGTGATGCCGTCTATGTTTGATGACAGTTAGCAGCGCCAATGGTGACGCAATGGAGAGCTGCAGGTTCGTTACCAGGTGTCATCTAACATGTCTGAATGGTAGGTAAAATGCAATTAATTATTCTTCCTGATTTAAAAGCTCAGACTGTTCACATTCTTGATCAGTCTGAGGTAGCGACATTCAGGTAAGTCTTCTGAAAAGTGCCTGTCATGTAACTTGAGCAAACTCCACCCATTTTTTTAGTGAACCAAGCAACCATTGGGAAAAGGGATTTAGTGTCAGGGAAGACGACAAATGTTTACTACAAATGAGCTGCTACTGTAGAGAAAGACCCATCCCCTAGGATGAAGCAAATATTCTCTTAAGATTTGACATcgacatttatggcatttggcagacgcctatatccagagcgacttacactaatctcattttttatacaactgagcaattgagggtttgGGCCTTGcccaggggcccagcagtggcaacttgctGGTCCCGGGAGTCAAactccaatcagtagtccaacgccctaaccactgagctaccagaCAAAGGACCTAACAAAGGACAGGtcataaaaaaaatcccccaGATGTGATGTCCCTAACACTGAAGCTCTGAAGCACCAGTTTTGTTTTCAGAAGCTTTTTAAAACCTGAGGGATGATAGCAGAACCATGCACATGGTAATTCACATAGTTGCCGCTGGATGATGATGGCAGGGGGACAGACCTCTTCTACAAAATCCTACTGAGCAATAAGAACAGGATGTTCTGCATGAAGGAAGCAAAGCATACACTGCTGTGGGTCATCAAACCCCGAATAGACAGGAGGCCACTGGGAGAGCCAGCAGAAAGTAATTTGTCATCGGTAGTTCATAAACCTGTCAGAGGGCCCAAAAGAAGCATGCATAAAGAAGACTCACTTCTACTCGTCCTGAATAtggtaaatatttaaacatactgtaaaacATACTGATAAAGATTCAGGTAATATTTGTTTAGCAAACCTGCGGGCTTCAACAGAATGTGCTCATTTACAAAGACAGCTGTctacactggaaaaaaaaagtattaaggGCTAAATTACTGCAAACACTGCAGGAGTACAATGGACTGCCAATTCCAAAAATCGCACACATCAGTATTCAGGCCTAAGATGTAACTACAGACTTAAAACAAGTTCAGTCACAGTTCTTAACTTGAGCAAGGAGCATTATTAATtccagtgccacaggctgacaGTTTGATGTAACCACAATATGTCATAGAGAAATTTATATTTCATGCCGTAAATATGATGCAAAGGACGGATAAAGTTTGCTCAGACCTTAACCAGACACACTGCTTATTTAgaggacagattttttttatagatctaattaaaaagaatgaaattaaAGTGAGCTGAAGCAGAGTGCTAGGTCAGCTTGTCCTTCAAATCAGGGGCACATtttctttacagaaaaaaaatcaaaactgtgTGATACAATATCTGATAACTTTTGCACGTTACAATTTCATGAACTTGAATTATATATTTGGTGGCTTTgttaaattatacacacacacacacacacaattgtcaATACACTAGACTTCATATTAttctagattattattattattcttttttttttttttaaaaaaacagctctTGCTTTTGagagtgctatacaaataaaactgaaatgaactgaTAAACTGCAGTTTGTTCAGTCCGCATTTTCTATCCATGATTTTTTCCCCCGAGTTTACAATTCAGTGCTTGTGTTTAAAGGACAGCTACAGAAAAATCTGGCAATCTCAGAGACATGAACTTCACagaagtgtttttattaaaacgACTTGCGTTGCTGCATCACCTGACTCGATACCCCGATGCAGATTCGATACAGAATAGAatttttgtgcaaaaaaaaaaagtgcgtTTAATTGATTGCGTCCATCAAACCTTGTGTAATATACTAattagacacacagacacatgatgTGATGATATTGCAAAAAGGCAGAATAAAGCAGTTTCAATGATTACaaaatgatttattgatttttatctAAATTTCTGTGTAATCTCAAAAAATATCTGCAAAATTCATGTACAAAAgtagaagttaaaaaaaaaaaaaaaaaaccgaacAAAAAGTGGCATCTAATCAAAATGAATCAtagaagaatttttttaaattatgaacAGGTACAAAATATACATTTCTGGTCCAATAATCTTCATCCACAATAGCCCATGGATTTTAAAGTTAGACCTGTCTAGACCTCCTGTAGATCTGTCATGCAGTCCACTTCATACCTATTTAAATGAAcgacatattaaatatatttttaacatatAATTCCTATTCATTTCCCCTTCTGATCGAAATggcataaataaaacattatcaaATAGCAGCATGGTGAACGGGTATTAATAGGTATATAGGAAACGAATCTCTGATCAAGTACGACGAAATGCTTTCTACATTAACATGAACGTTTTTACAATAACGCTACGATgcttccagaaaaaaagaattgtcaTTATGACTAATCAGACAGACTTCAGTGTGTCATTGGGATTAGTATTAAATATGAAAATCTACAacaaaaacccccaaaaaatcAAATCTCTCATCCAAATGAAATTTAGAATTTCATGAGAATGTGTTACAACAGAAAAATCCCTTCAGAAATACTGATTGATTAGGAAGTCTACAGATTTATGTGaatgatatacagtatgttgcTCTTAACAGAACTTCCCCCTAATTCCATAATGAAAATCCAAATGATTGGCACAGACTGAAAGCAGCATGTGActatgaacaaaaataaataaccgTGTTGCCGCAATACACTTTAGCAAATGAGTTAGCATGCGAGGTGAAATTTGGCTATGGGACAATTCCTCCaaacaaaagggaaaagagCTTCTAGGGCTCTTGAGGAGGGGAAGCCGATGCCTGGATGGTGCCTAGTCTTCCGTTGACTTTAACTGTTTTTGTTGACACTGGgacctgagaaaaaaaaaaacacagcaaacacTGAATTAGCAAAAAAACCTCTGATGAACCTCTGACGTAATCTATGTTTGTAAAGACTGTTTGCTTTTATTAATCTGCCTCAGTTAATTTTCTGAGTAAGAGTATTACACTGCTTGCTATATTATctttttatactgtatgtagcaAAGCAAGGAGTCTCATCAAACCATGAAAGGTAAAGCTGTAAAGTTTTCAGGACAAATGGCTTCACACTTGTTTGGCAACATgaagatggaaagaaaaatacatacatacatatgcacatactctatgtatgtatatgtatctaTTGATCATCTGCTGATATCAGGAAATATCTGCTGATATCAGGAAATCTCTTGTATCACAGATCTTCCACAATATTAACAATAACCATAAATggatacaaaataaaataatagtattatttttttatccattgtACTTATGTCATTATTAAAACGACATGCAGAAACGCTTCACCCACTCATCTTATTGATTTAAAACATCTTGAATCTCGTTACTCTACTATTTCCTCTTAAAAGATCACCAGAAACCAAATCTTTTTAACTTTCTTGTTCTGTTGGCAgattgtttttaatattgtgaAGAATGAATTCCTAGAGAGTAGCAAACTTATCTGGCAAAAGAATACaaaaatttaagaaaaatgGATAAATATTTCTAGTAATATGTTGACTAATCCTATAATAAGAAATTGTAGACGAATTGGAAGTAGGAATTTACGCCCTTTTCTAGTCGTATTAGTGCTACTTCCACTTGAGCTATTCTTACTTTCCGAAGGCGCTCAGCCCCAGCTCCAGAGCGGATGGCCTCCAGCAGTGCCTCTCGGGCAGACTCCGGGTTTCCCCCTGCAGGCAGCACTACAGCTGGCTTAGACAACGACAAGgtaggaggaggtggtggtggtgtaaaggttggtggtggtggtggtggtgtaaagcttggtggtggtggtggtgtaaagcttggtggtggtggtgtaaagGTTGGTGGATTTGCGAAGGCAGGAGAAATTGTGGGACTTGTACGTCTCTGGCTGGCCCTGTTCTCCTCAAACTTTCTGAACTGCTCCAGCTCTGCGGCGGCTGACGAGCTCGTCTGTGGAAGTCACAGTGAATAGTTAGGAATTTTGTCAAATGGAATTTTTGACAAGTAAATTCATTCAACTTGCCTTCTTGAGTCTTGCTGAATTGTTCTCAGCTCGGAGGGCCGACAGGAGGGCAGATCGTTCGTTTTCCGGCTCCGTGTATGACGGCTTCTTCAGGGTGCCTGGTCTGGAAGAATCGGATACCTGGAtgcaaaaaaaggaaaggtgtgtaaagcttttttttaacattaaacaaaTGTATTATAGGTTAGGCTTTGAGGGATTCATCAATATGATATTTGGGATATCCAATTCTGTGCTCTAATTATAAAGCCCAAGCCTAGAAAacataaactaaactaaatataTCGTGTCACCCCAAATTGATTAACACTAAGTAAGTTTCTCATTATTGTATCAGTTTCGACAACTCACACTTGGTCTGAGAAAAAAGGGCTTATTGATGCATGCCTATGTTTAATAATACGTATTATTTTTTGATGCTAGGCACTTTTAGAACCTGCAATCAGGAATATGTGGTGAAAGTTGTGAATGTAATGAACTGTTTTCTAGGTTAGTAAttaagtgtacatttatttatttatttttaacaaccACATTTAAAGCAATTACAAGCTGAAATATACTTGTCATTTATCTTGCGGTTATTGCATAACTGACTAAAGGGAATAGAAAAAGTTATTTCCTATTTTGGATACTTCACCTTTTTGAGACGTTCCATTCCATGTCCTGATTGAATTGCCTCCATGAGTGAACTGTGAAGGGAAGTCTCCTTCTCCACTGACTTCGGGACCACAGGCTTAAACTTTTTGACTGGCCCAAATGGACTTGGCTGGAGACCAAGACTGTGTAACTCCGGTTTCTTTGCTACTGCAGGACGGgtagtgtgtactgtactgtttaGGGGCAAAGGGTATCCAGGGGCCTTTTTAATGTATATGTCCTCTTTAGTTGAGGTCCGAGTGGGTTCAGAGCATGTAGCAATTCGTGCTTGCTGTTGAGGCTGGCTATTTCCTGGGCTGGAATTCAGAGCTTTAGTGCTTGATACATCTGTACCAATGATTTGTGCTTCCCTGGAGACTTCCTGCTTCTCTGCAGGATAACTCAGGTAAGGTTTGGCAGCAGCAAGAAAAGGCACAGAGTTTTCCTTCAGGGTTGAAGCCTTTTGGTTCGATACTGCTTGCATGGGTCTTGGGTCACTCTTGAAGGCTTGGCTACTTAATTCTGTATGTCCAGCAGGCATTGATCCAGGAAGCTCCTGAACTCCATCTACCTTGCTTGAGGAATTCCCTGTGTACTTAGTAATAGCCGAAGCCACATAATGACTTGACGTTCTTCTGGAAGGTTTGAGGAAAGAAAGGTTCTTCCTGTGCTCTGAGAAAAAGATATTTTCAGCAGGATCTGAAACAGCAAGCTTTTTCATTACTGCAGATGCAAGATTAGTGCTTGGCCCATTGACCTGTTTTGGTGGTTCGGTAACACTTGCTTTTTCTGCAGGTTGTGACGGTACTGTTACAGGTAATGGTTTGGGGGTTTCAACATCTCCAGTCCTTATAGAAGCTCTTTTATAGGCAGTAGGTGCTGAATCATCCTTGCTAGTTGAGCTCCAGAAGGCCTTAGCTTTGTCCAGTAGTGGAGAATCTCGGTCATCACTTGCCTCCTCAAGGCGATCAGATTTGTCTTGAGTGTCTCTTGGTGTGACCATGTTACCCAACTCATCAATTTTTATGGCACCTGTACGCAACGAGCCTTCTGACTTGATGTGATTTTGGGACCCAACCGGTTTGGTAGGGACAATGGTAAAAGTCTTTAAGCCGAATCTAGACATAGTGTTCTGGCTGATCATGTTTTGTGCTTTAATAGACGATGCTCTCTCCACTTCTGTGTTTTCCTTGTGATGGTTCTGTACTGTTGATGCAGGCCAAAGTCTGCTTTCAGGAACATTCTGTGCACTCCGGGTAACAGTAGTTATTGCAGGACTTTGAGAAGTTTCTGGTAGCTTCCTTTTATCCGGTTCAACTTTACCTTTAATCCCAGGGCTCAGAGCGACCTTCTCTGTTTGCTCCTTCTTGTCACCTGACTGAATCGGATCTGCTTGGGATGGACTTGCTTTCTTTGACATGCGAACTTTGTTGTTTTGGTACTGAAGATCTAAGATTTGCTTGTTTGAGCCATCCTGTTTGACCTGGTTACCACGCAATATTTCTGCCTCATAAGCACTCGAGCTGGTTGGATTATTATCGATGACTTCGTCGATGGCTGTTACCGGAA
The nucleotide sequence above comes from Hemibagrus wyckioides isolate EC202008001 linkage group LG01, SWU_Hwy_1.0, whole genome shotgun sequence. Encoded proteins:
- the cobl gene encoding protein cordon-bleu isoform X14, yielding MPSNADGLSENSDFSAVTRKMKARAPPPPAAPQPAPRKIFRNAIPDGGAAPDTKENVIQSTVDLQITLPNGYGTLVTVDGRKALMDMLVDLCAQYHLNPAEHTLELASAEGQPVSFKPNTVLGTLHVSRALIKHRTQEERLPRKPAPKVPEKTVRLVVNYHRGQKAVVRVNPLVPLQSLVPVICQKCEFNPARVLLLRDAVSHHELDLRKSLTELEIRELYVLDQTLAESLNSDTQSASAGEKKGLLGLFKFSRRKSKGLSPVTGVCVEARPNTLGQSQSAMNLSRLSPKTEPKKRRAPAPPHPLAPMLMDTQMQLQCRPAPVAQTKPGSPSQLKKRKAPPPPPSVHPTTSSSPALVVAAAQVPNTMAASDDSMSDLSHSIEDSEPAASICSSSSSDDAAESSSLAEETMAEPAIELATGLPSKVEPVPKLNQQPARRSFVKRDPEEMESALELKMEEVDNSRHSAIVWLHVAEQEAETVSMCSSESLADQGYAPSEGMADSPSTSPEDTVSLGPDPSLSPTQPQEDCDSDEGCATWGSRHSGNMRPGDQSVKRNDTEITAQIHLTLADLDADLADEVNQSDHASVYADDEIPVSVVDMDIPVTAIDEVIDNNPTSSSAYEAEILRGNQVKQDGSNKQILDLQYQNNKVRMSKKASPSQADPIQSGDKKEQTEKVALSPGIKGKVEPDKRKLPETSQSPAITTVTRSAQNVPESRLWPASTVQNHHKENTEVERASSIKAQNMISQNTMSRFGLKTFTIVPTKPVGSQNHIKSEGSLRTGAIKIDELGNMVTPRDTQDKSDRLEEASDDRDSPLLDKAKAFWSSTSKDDSAPTAYKRASIRTGDVETPKPLPVTVPSQPAEKASVTEPPKQVNGPSTNLASAVMKKLAVSDPAENIFFSEHRKNLSFLKPSRRTSSHYVASAITKYTGNSSSKVDGVQELPGSMPAGHTELSSQAFKSDPRPMQAVSNQKASTLKENSVPFLAAAKPYLSYPAEKQEVSREAQIIGTDVSSTKALNSSPGNSQPQQQARIATCSEPTRTSTKEDIYIKKAPGYPLPLNSTVHTTRPAVAKKPELHSLGLQPSPFGPVKKFKPVVPKSVEKETSLHSSLMEAIQSGHGMERLKKVSDSSRPGTLKKPSYTEPENERSALLSALRAENNSARLKKTSSSAAAELEQFRKFEENRASQRRTSPTISPAFANPPTFTPPPPSFTPPPPPSFTPPPPPPTFTPPPPPPTLSLSKPAVVLPAGGNPESAREALLEAIRSGAGAERLRKVPVSTKTVKVNGRLGTIQASASPPQEP
- the cobl gene encoding protein cordon-bleu isoform X6, producing MPSNADGLSENSDFSAVTRKMKARAPPPPAAPQPAPRKIFRNAIPDGGAAPDTKENVIQSTVDLQITLPNGYGTLVTVDGRKALMDMLVDLCAQYHLNPAEHTLELASAEGQPVSFKPNTVLGTLHVSRALIKHRTQEERLPRKPAPKVPEQEEPAAPKHTRAKKTVRLVVNYHRGQKAVVRVNPLVPLQSLVPVICQKCEFNPARVLLLRDAVSHHELDLRKSLTELEIRELYVLDQTLAESLNSDTQSASAGEKKGLLGLFKFSRRKSKTEEFIDDMDQHNTHTNINGLSPVTGVCVEARPNTLGQSQSAMNLSRLSPKTEPKKRRAPAPPHPLAPMLMDTQMQLQCRPAPVAQTKPGSPSQLKKRKAPPPPPSVHPTTSSSPALVVAAAQVPNTMAASDDSMSDLSHSIEDSEPAASICSSSSSDDAAESSSLAEETMAEPAIELATGLPSKVEPVPKLNQQPARRSFVKRDPEEMESALELKMEEVDNSRHSAIVWLHVAEQEAETVSMCSSESLADQGYAPSEGMADSPSTSPEDTVSLGPDPSLSPTQPQEDCDSDEGCATWGSRHSGNMRPGDQSVKRNDTEITAQIHLTLADLDADLADEVNQSDHASVYADDEIPVSVVDMDIPVTAIDEVIDNNPTSSSAYEAEILRGNQVKQDGSNKQILDLQYQNNKVRMSKKASPSQADPIQSGDKKEQTEKVALSPGIKGKVEPDKRKLPETSQSPAITTVTRSAQNVPESRLWPASTVQNHHKENTEVERASSIKAQNMISQNTMSRFGLKTFTIVPTKPVGSQNHIKSEGSLRTGAIKIDELGNMVTPRDTQDKSDRLEEASDDRDSPLLDKAKAFWSSTSKDDSAPTAYKRASIRTGDVETPKPLPVTVPSQPAEKASVTEPPKQVNGPSTNLASAVMKKLAVSDPAENIFFSEHRKNLSFLKPSRRTSSHYVASAITKYTGNSSSKVDGVQELPGSMPAGHTELSSQAFKSDPRPMQAVSNQKASTLKENSVPFLAAAKPYLSYPAEKQEVSREAQIIGTDVSSTKALNSSPGNSQPQQQARIATCSEPTRTSTKEDIYIKKAPGYPLPLNSTVHTTRPAVAKKPELHSLGLQPSPFGPVKKFKPVVPKSVEKETSLHSSLMEAIQSGHGMERLKKVSDSSRPGTLKKPSYTEPENERSALLSALRAENNSARLKKTSSSAAAELEQFRKFEENRASQRRTSPTISPAFANPPTFTPPPPSFTPPPPPSFTPPPPPPTFTPPPPPPTLSLSKPAVVLPAGGNPESAREALLEAIRSGAGAERLRKVPVSTKTVKVNGRLGTIQASASPPQEP
- the cobl gene encoding protein cordon-bleu isoform X13 — its product is MPSNADGLSENSDFSAVTRKMKARAPPPPAAPQPAPRKIFRNAIPDGGAAPDTKENVIQSTVDLQITLPNGYGTLVTVDGRKALMDMLVDLCAQYHLNPAEHTLELASAEGQPVSFKPNTVLGTLHVSRALIKHRTQEERLPRKPAPKVPEQEEPAAPKHTRAKKTVRLVVNYHRGQKAVVRVNPLVPLQSLVPVICQKCEFNPARVLLLRDAVSHHELDLRKSLTELEIRELYVLDQTLESLNSDTQSASAGEKKGLLGLFKFSRRKSKGLSPVTGVCVEARPNTLGQSQSAMNLSRLSPKTEPKKRRAPAPPHPLAPMLMDTQMQLQCRPAPVAQTKPGSPSQLKKRKAPPPPPSVHPTTSSSPALVVAAAQVPNTMAASDDSMSDLSHSIEDSEPAASICSSSSSDDAAESSSLAEETMAEPAIELATGLPSKVEPVPKLNQQPARRSFVKRDPEEMESALELKMEEVDNSRHSAIVWLHVAEQEAETVSMCSSESLADQGYAPSEGMADSPSTSPEDTVSLGPDPSLSPTQPQEDCDSDEGCATWGSRHSGNMRPGDQSVKRNDTEITAQIHLTLADLDADLADEVNQSDHASVYADDEIPVSVVDMDIPVTAIDEVIDNNPTSSSAYEAEILRGNQVKQDGSNKQILDLQYQNNKVRMSKKASPSQADPIQSGDKKEQTEKVALSPGIKGKVEPDKRKLPETSQSPAITTVTRSAQNVPESRLWPASTVQNHHKENTEVERASSIKAQNMISQNTMSRFGLKTFTIVPTKPVGSQNHIKSEGSLRTGAIKIDELGNMVTPRDTQDKSDRLEEASDDRDSPLLDKAKAFWSSTSKDDSAPTAYKRASIRTGDVETPKPLPVTVPSQPAEKASVTEPPKQVNGPSTNLASAVMKKLAVSDPAENIFFSEHRKNLSFLKPSRRTSSHYVASAITKYTGNSSSKVDGVQELPGSMPAGHTELSSQAFKSDPRPMQAVSNQKASTLKENSVPFLAAAKPYLSYPAEKQEVSREAQIIGTDVSSTKALNSSPGNSQPQQQARIATCSEPTRTSTKEDIYIKKAPGYPLPLNSTVHTTRPAVAKKPELHSLGLQPSPFGPVKKFKPVVPKSVEKETSLHSSLMEAIQSGHGMERLKKVSDSSRPGTLKKPSYTEPENERSALLSALRAENNSARLKKTSSSAAAELEQFRKFEENRASQRRTSPTISPAFANPPTFTPPPPSFTPPPPPSFTPPPPPPTFTPPPPPPTLSLSKPAVVLPAGGNPESAREALLEAIRSGAGAERLRKVPVSTKTVKVNGRLGTIQASASPPQEP
- the cobl gene encoding protein cordon-bleu isoform X8, with translation MPSNADGLSENSDFSAVTRKMKARAPPPPAAPQPAPRKIFRNAIPDGGAAPDTKENVIQSTVDLQITLPNGYGTLVTVDGRKALMDMLVDLCAQYHLNPAEHTLELASAEGQPVSFKPNTVLGTLHVSRALIKHRTQEERLPRKPAPKVPEQEEPAAPKHTRAKKTVRLVVNYHRGQKAVVRVNPLVPLQSLVPVICQKCEFNPARVLLLRDAVSHHELDLRKSLTELEIRELYVLDQTLVLQPKMVSAPVLNFSAESLNSDTQSASAGEKKGLLGLFKFSRRKSKGLSPVTGVCVEARPNTLGQSQSAMNLSRLSPKTEPKKRRAPAPPHPLAPMLMDTQMQLQCRPAPVAQTKPGSPSQLKKRKAPPPPPSVHPTTSSSPALVVAAAQVPNTMAASDDSMSDLSHSIEDSEPAASICSSSSSDDAAESSSLAEETMAEPAIELATGLPSKVEPVPKLNQQPARRSFVKRDPEEMESALELKMEEVDNSRHSAIVWLHVAEQEAETVSMCSSESLADQGYAPSEGMADSPSTSPEDTVSLGPDPSLSPTQPQEDCDSDEGCATWGSRHSGNMRPGDQSVKRNDTEITAQIHLTLADLDADLADEVNQSDHASVYADDEIPVSVVDMDIPVTAIDEVIDNNPTSSSAYEAEILRGNQVKQDGSNKQILDLQYQNNKVRMSKKASPSQADPIQSGDKKEQTEKVALSPGIKGKVEPDKRKLPETSQSPAITTVTRSAQNVPESRLWPASTVQNHHKENTEVERASSIKAQNMISQNTMSRFGLKTFTIVPTKPVGSQNHIKSEGSLRTGAIKIDELGNMVTPRDTQDKSDRLEEASDDRDSPLLDKAKAFWSSTSKDDSAPTAYKRASIRTGDVETPKPLPVTVPSQPAEKASVTEPPKQVNGPSTNLASAVMKKLAVSDPAENIFFSEHRKNLSFLKPSRRTSSHYVASAITKYTGNSSSKVDGVQELPGSMPAGHTELSSQAFKSDPRPMQAVSNQKASTLKENSVPFLAAAKPYLSYPAEKQEVSREAQIIGTDVSSTKALNSSPGNSQPQQQARIATCSEPTRTSTKEDIYIKKAPGYPLPLNSTVHTTRPAVAKKPELHSLGLQPSPFGPVKKFKPVVPKSVEKETSLHSSLMEAIQSGHGMERLKKVSDSSRPGTLKKPSYTEPENERSALLSALRAENNSARLKKTSSSAAAELEQFRKFEENRASQRRTSPTISPAFANPPTFTPPPPSFTPPPPPSFTPPPPPPTFTPPPPPPTLSLSKPAVVLPAGGNPESAREALLEAIRSGAGAERLRKVPVSTKTVKVNGRLGTIQASASPPQEP